DNA from Amycolatopsis sp. DSM 110486:
GAGGTCCCCGAAGACGCCGAGGTGGTCGAAGCCGAGGGCCAGGTGCTGCTGCCCGGGTTCGTCGACCTGCACACCCACCTGCGCGAGCCCGGCCGGGAGGACATCGAGACCATCGAGACCGGCTCGGCCGCCGCGGCACTGGGCGGCTACACGGCCGTGTTCGCCATGGCCAACACCGACCCGGTGGCCGACAACGCGCTCGTGACCGACCACGTGTGGCGCCGCGGGCAGGAGGCCGGCCTGGTCGACGTGCACCCGGTCGGCGCCGTCACGGTGGGGCTCAAGGGCGAGAAGCTCGCCGAGCTCGGCACGATGGCCAAGGGCACCGCCGCCGTGCGCGTGTTCTCCGACGACGGCGTCTGCGTGGCCGACCCGCTGCTGATGCGCCGCGCGCTGGAGTACTCGACCGCACTCGACGTCGTGATCGCGCAGCACGCCGAGGAGCCGCGGCTTACGGTCGGCGCGCAGGCCAACGAGGGCGAGAACTCCGCCCGCCTGGGCTACCCGGGCTGGCCGGCTTCGGCCGAGGAGTCGATCGTCGCGCGCGACTGCCTGCTCGCGTTGCACGCCAAGGCGCGCCTGCACGTCTGCCACGTGTCCACCTCGGGCACGGTCGACGTCCTGCGCTGGGCAAAGGACCGCGGGACCAAGGTGTCGGCCGAGGTCACGCCGCACCACCTGCTGCTCACCGACGAGCGCCTGGCCACCTACGACCCGGTGAACAAGGTGAACCCGCCGCTGCGCACGGGCGGCGACGTCGAGAAGCTGCGCACCGCGCTGGCCGAGGGCGTGATCGACTGCGTCGCCACCGACCACGCGCCCCACGCCGTGCAAGACAAGGACACCGAGTGGAGCGCCGCGCGCCCGGGAATGCTGGGCCTGCAGACCGCGCTCTCGGTCGTCGTCCGCGCGATGGTGGAGCCGGGCCTGCTCGACTGGCGCGGCGTCGCCCGCGTGATGAGCGAGCGGCCCGCCGCGATCGGCAACCTGCCCGACCACGGCCGCCCGCTCGAGGTCGGCGAGCCCGCCAACCTGACCCTCGTGGACTCCGGTGCGGAGTGGACGGTGCGCGGGGCTGAGCTCGCGAGCATCTCCGCGAACACCCCGTACGAGGGAATGCGGCTGCCCGCCGTGGTGACGGCCACCGTGCTGCGCGGGCGGATCACCGC
Protein-coding regions in this window:
- a CDS encoding dihydroorotase, translating into MSLVIKGARPYGEGEPVDVLIEDGVITAIGAVEVPEDAEVVEAEGQVLLPGFVDLHTHLREPGREDIETIETGSAAAALGGYTAVFAMANTDPVADNALVTDHVWRRGQEAGLVDVHPVGAVTVGLKGEKLAELGTMAKGTAAVRVFSDDGVCVADPLLMRRALEYSTALDVVIAQHAEEPRLTVGAQANEGENSARLGYPGWPASAEESIVARDCLLALHAKARLHVCHVSTSGTVDVLRWAKDRGTKVSAEVTPHHLLLTDERLATYDPVNKVNPPLRTGGDVEKLRTALAEGVIDCVATDHAPHAVQDKDTEWSAARPGMLGLQTALSVVVRAMVEPGLLDWRGVARVMSERPAAIGNLPDHGRPLEVGEPANLTLVDSGAEWTVRGAELASISANTPYEGMRLPAVVTATVLRGRITAREGKIC